In Gammaproteobacteria bacterium, the DNA window CGGTCGGTGTTGTCAACGCGTAGACGACATACAACACCCAAAACACACCGATTCCCACAAGCCAGCGTTGCTTGGCGTCCCCCATCTAGAGCCAGCGCCGCACTTTGTTCTTATACAATAAATACTCGTTGCCAAATTTCCTCTCTAAATAACGTTCTTCGCGCGAAATCACACCCCACCACAGAAGCCAGGCGGAAACCGCTGCCAACACGATAAACCAGAGGCTATTTATCCAGATCCCAACACCCACTTGGAGCAGCACCATAGCGAGGTAAATCGGGTTACGGGAAAATCGGAATGGACCGCGCACGA includes these proteins:
- a CDS encoding isoprenylcysteine carboxylmethyltransferase family protein — its product is HAGVAFHPPLLLAVALILGFLLRWIVPLSFLPNEFPAAIGPVVVAIAFGFFSWAVFTLVSGGASIPPSKPTDAIVVRGPFRFSRNPIYLAMVLLQVGVGIWINSLWFIVLAAVSAWLLWWGVISREERYLERKFGNEYLLYKNKVRRWL